DNA from Candidatus Acetothermia bacterium:
TGGCGACGACGAAGGGGCTTGAGGTGGTGCGGGTTCCGAGCGTCCGCACGATCTACATCGCCTTCAACTACCAGAAGCCGCCGTTCACCGACGTCCGCGTCCGCCAAGCGATCAACTACGCGGTGGACAAGGAAGCGATCGTAAAGGAGATCCTGGGCGGCATGGGCGGCGTCTCCGACGCCCCGATCATGCCCCTCATCTTCGGCTACACCCCGCAGACGCCCTACGAGTACGATCCAGAAAAGGCCAGGCAGCTTCTGGCGGAGGCGGGGTTCCCCAAGGGGTTCAAGTGCACGCTCTACCACCCCACGGGCCGGTACATGAAGGACGCGGCGATCGCGGAGGCGGTGCAGGCGTACCTGGCCGAGGTGGGGATCCAAGCCGAACTCATCACGATGGAGTGGGCAGCGTACCTCGCCTTCCTCCGCAAGCCGGTGACCGAGGCCACATTCGACATGTTCATGCTCGGCTGGGGCTGCGTGACCTTGGACGCCGACTACGGTCTGTTCCCGCTGTTCCACACGAGCGAGTGGGCCCCGGTCGGGTCGAACCGCAGCTTCTACTCGAACCCCACGGTGGACAGCTTGCTCGAATTGGGGCGGGTGGAGCCGGATCCTGTGTCCCGGAAGGCCATCTACGCCAGCGTCCTCAACGTGCTGTGGGAGGACGCGGGGTGGCTGTTCCTCCACTACGAGGGGCAGATCAACGCCCAGCGGACGGTGGCCAAGGGCCTCGTCCATCACCCGCGGGAGTACATCCTGGCCCACCAGGCGTGGCTTGACCTCTAAGTGAGGGTGTGGGGGCCCGCCTGGGGCGGGCCCCCTTCTCCTGCTGTGATCCAGTACGTGGTGCGGCGGCTTCTGTTGGCGATCCCGGCCCTGTTCGGGGTGACCCTGCTTGTGTTCGGGATCCTGCGGATGCTCCCGGGCGACCCCGCCCAGGCGATGGCGGGGGTCCACGCGACCGAGGAGTTCGTGGCCCAGGTGCGGCGACAGCTTGGCCTGGACACACCGATCTACGTCCAGTACGGCCGGTTCATGGCCGGCCTCCTGCGGGGCGACCTGGGGACCTCGATCCGCACTGGTGTTCCCGTGAGCCGGGAGGTGTGGTCCCGGCTCATCCCCACCCTGGAACTCACCCTGGTGAGCCTGGCCCTGGCCACGCTCCTGGGGATTGGGGTGGGGGTGG
Protein-coding regions in this window:
- a CDS encoding glutathione ABC transporter substrate-binding protein, producing MKGSLLFVACLLVVGAVAAAQTPKVGGELVIAFGTDPESLDPNKITSAPAGMVLTHIAQTLLLMTEDLQVAPLLAESWTISEDNLTVTLYLRKGVLFHDGTPFNADAVKVNLERFRKATYAFLLFPRVQTIDVVDEYTVRFNLDKPFAPLISHLTHNFVAMVSPKQIAELPEGKDIMEPIGTGPFKFDRWVRGDHVRIVRNDAYWGQKPYLDSVVFKVVPSDATRLVLLETGEVHAIMRVPPLDAPRVATTKGLEVVRVPSVRTIYIAFNYQKPPFTDVRVRQAINYAVDKEAIVKEILGGMGGVSDAPIMPLIFGYTPQTPYEYDPEKARQLLAEAGFPKGFKCTLYHPTGRYMKDAAIAEAVQAYLAEVGIQAELITMEWAAYLAFLRKPVTEATFDMFMLGWGCVTLDADYGLFPLFHTSEWAPVGSNRSFYSNPTVDSLLELGRVEPDPVSRKAIYASVLNVLWEDAGWLFLHYEGQINAQRTVAKGLVHHPREYILAHQAWLDL